A region from the Polyangiaceae bacterium genome encodes:
- a CDS encoding S1 family peptidase — translation MIRVARVSIALPFLVFAGCSGGDPTPPATSSVSEAIIGGVTDSGTGAHPSVVMLTNPGGACTGSLIAPKLVLTARHCVSQNITQGIGCDIYGTSSNGDHVGADYSPSSFSIYTGVNPNWGSPVAKGAQLFHVSGKNLCNDDIALIVLDKAVTGLTPLPIRLDFGPQIGELLTAVGYGAVNDNQVGAGTRRRRANVPVRSVGQDWNELNGVGEFSTGQAVCSGDSGGPVFSPAGGVIGIASRVSNCSDPNASAKYVRLDYHKDLILQAFAAAGASPVLEPGTAPTPPTPKDVGESCKTGADCKSFLCGQGSICSQFCSGTSCPTGTYCADSTIVISGQSVQENTCVKLPASTACEQCRAGIA, via the coding sequence ATGATCCGAGTCGCACGCGTCAGCATTGCTTTGCCTTTCCTCGTCTTCGCCGGTTGCTCGGGTGGTGACCCCACGCCGCCAGCGACGAGCTCGGTATCCGAGGCCATCATTGGTGGCGTGACCGACAGCGGCACCGGAGCGCATCCATCCGTCGTGATGCTGACCAACCCCGGTGGCGCCTGCACCGGGTCGCTGATTGCACCGAAGCTGGTGCTCACTGCCCGTCATTGCGTGTCGCAGAACATCACCCAGGGCATCGGCTGCGACATCTACGGAACGTCGTCGAACGGCGATCACGTGGGCGCGGACTACTCGCCGTCCAGCTTCAGCATCTACACCGGCGTGAACCCCAACTGGGGCTCTCCCGTCGCCAAGGGTGCGCAGCTGTTCCACGTGTCGGGCAAGAACCTGTGCAACGACGACATTGCCTTGATCGTGCTGGACAAGGCCGTGACTGGCTTGACCCCGCTCCCGATTCGGCTGGATTTTGGTCCGCAGATTGGCGAGCTCCTGACAGCCGTGGGCTACGGCGCCGTCAACGACAACCAGGTGGGCGCCGGAACGCGGCGCCGTCGCGCGAACGTCCCGGTGCGCAGCGTGGGCCAAGACTGGAACGAGCTGAACGGTGTCGGGGAATTCTCGACGGGTCAGGCCGTGTGCTCCGGAGATTCCGGTGGTCCGGTGTTCTCGCCGGCGGGGGGCGTCATCGGCATCGCGTCACGCGTGTCCAACTGCTCCGACCCGAACGCGAGCGCCAAGTACGTTCGCCTCGACTACCACAAGGATCTGATCCTGCAGGCCTTCGCCGCCGCGGGCGCGTCCCCCGTGTTGGAGCCGGGCACGGCGCCCACGCCGCCCACCCCGAAGGACGTCGGTGAGAGCTGCAAGACGGGCGCAGACTGCAAGTCCTTCCTGTGCGGCCAGGGCTCCATCTGCAGCCAGTTCTGCTCGGGGACCAGCTGTCCCACGGGGACCTACTGCGCGGACTCCACCATCGTGATTTCCGGGCAGTCCGTCCAGGAGAACACCTGCGTGAAGCTGCCCGCGTCCACGGCCTGCGAGCAATGCCGCGCGGGGATTGCGTGA
- a CDS encoding MYXO-CTERM sorting domain-containing protein: MPRGDCVNVTTTCLNNPDCKAILDCADACSDSACLQGCQAGHAGGADDYDSLSYCACQTCPTECANLCTGTGGSGGAGGAPSGGSGGVGAAGGGGVGNVGGFAGAAGAPQTNSSSGSSGGCSTSGGRAPNAPWWALLGLAAVLGRRRRRVS; this comes from the coding sequence ATGCCGCGCGGGGATTGCGTGAACGTCACCACGACGTGCCTGAACAATCCCGACTGCAAGGCCATCCTGGATTGTGCCGACGCATGCAGCGACTCGGCGTGCCTGCAGGGCTGCCAAGCCGGTCATGCCGGCGGTGCGGACGACTACGATTCCCTCAGCTACTGCGCTTGCCAAACCTGTCCCACGGAGTGCGCGAACCTGTGCACGGGTACCGGCGGCAGCGGAGGAGCAGGCGGCGCGCCGTCCGGTGGCAGCGGTGGCGTGGGCGCAGCGGGCGGTGGTGGCGTCGGCAACGTGGGCGGTTTTGCCGGAGCAGCCGGTGCGCCGCAGACCAACTCGTCCTCCGGTTCTTCCGGCGGTTGCAGCACGAGCGGGGGCCGCGCGCCCAACGCTCCGTGGTGGGCGCTGCTCGGTCTCGCGGCGGTGCTCGGCCGTCGCCGCCGGCGCGTCAGTTGA
- a CDS encoding FecR domain-containing protein → MSHSLQNLADQIRVAQDEALERRSHAPAEQRLARIHAELGRRSAAPRRVWTVTVAALVAAAAIVVWVVSRPAVPLSAMAGGKSVEVNGYLHAANAAQALSFSDGTRLTLAENAAVRVVSIDARGARVALERGELHAAVIHRPKARWVVAAGPYQVLVTGTKFDARYDPGSETLRVEMREGSVRVTGGCLTSPRTLANQEQGEFRCGSPKAVAPPPEQAKPVAPPLPTASAPPPAPKVKADWRALASDGRFKAALAAAEAEGFSSLCTQESSDGLVQLGNAARLAGNPARAAEAYLALRQRFAGSAAAARAAFQLGRLAFDGSGDYAAARRWFGAYLAEQPGGGFAQEALGRLMEAEQRQGDGEAARRSATRYLAQFPSGAHAALARTLVAE, encoded by the coding sequence ATGAGCCACTCACTACAGAATCTGGCGGACCAGATCCGAGTCGCCCAAGACGAGGCGCTGGAGCGGCGTTCGCACGCGCCAGCGGAGCAACGCCTCGCCCGCATCCATGCGGAGCTCGGACGCAGGAGCGCCGCGCCCCGGCGCGTTTGGACCGTCACCGTGGCGGCTCTGGTGGCGGCTGCCGCCATCGTCGTCTGGGTGGTGTCTCGTCCTGCCGTTCCGCTCTCGGCGATGGCGGGCGGCAAGTCCGTGGAGGTGAACGGCTATCTGCACGCCGCCAACGCGGCGCAAGCGCTCTCCTTCTCCGACGGTACCCGTTTGACCCTCGCCGAGAACGCAGCGGTTCGCGTGGTGAGCATCGATGCGCGGGGGGCTCGGGTGGCCCTGGAGCGCGGCGAGCTCCACGCCGCGGTCATCCATCGACCCAAAGCACGCTGGGTAGTGGCGGCAGGTCCGTACCAGGTGCTGGTCACGGGAACGAAGTTCGACGCCCGTTACGATCCCGGCAGTGAGACGCTGCGCGTCGAGATGCGAGAGGGATCCGTGCGGGTGACCGGCGGATGTCTGACGTCGCCACGAACCCTCGCCAATCAGGAGCAGGGCGAGTTTCGCTGCGGGAGCCCGAAAGCGGTCGCGCCGCCCCCGGAGCAGGCGAAGCCCGTCGCGCCCCCGCTCCCCACGGCGAGCGCGCCACCTCCCGCACCCAAGGTCAAGGCAGATTGGCGCGCGCTCGCGAGCGACGGGCGCTTCAAGGCAGCGCTCGCGGCCGCCGAGGCGGAGGGTTTCTCCTCGCTGTGCACCCAGGAGTCGAGCGACGGCCTGGTGCAGCTGGGCAACGCGGCGCGCTTGGCCGGCAATCCCGCGCGAGCCGCCGAGGCGTATCTGGCACTGCGCCAGCGCTTCGCGGGGTCTGCGGCAGCAGCCCGCGCCGCCTTCCAACTGGGTCGCTTGGCGTTCGACGGCTCGGGAGACTACGCCGCCGCGCGCCGCTGGTTCGGCGCGTATCTGGCGGAGCAGCCGGGCGGCGGCTTTGCCCAAGAGGCGCTCGGTCGTCTGATGGAGGCGGAGCAGCGGCAAGGGGATGGCGAAGCGGCACGGCGCTCGGCGACGCGTTACCTCGCCCAATTCCCGAGCGGCGCCCACGCCGCGTTGGCCCGCACGCTCGTCGCGGAATGA
- a CDS encoding TetR/AcrR family transcriptional regulator, with protein sequence MARPREADSERTMQAIVAAALEVLSETGNASQLSLRAVATRAKLSLGTIQYYYATKAEVLEACLDGFHGRVAELALSYIQIAQESQDGKRFFEDAIRAFYDLCVRERALIRLRLVANLDQGELHPRRQADFMGSLLTQAVGTVKHLIEVPEQEARVAIQAMTAILIRFALLSDSEREHFEGPEAIVEYLIRVGRRMVRPGDG encoded by the coding sequence GTGGCACGTCCCCGAGAAGCGGACTCCGAGCGGACCATGCAGGCCATCGTCGCGGCGGCGCTGGAGGTGCTGTCGGAGACGGGCAACGCGTCGCAGCTGTCACTCCGAGCCGTGGCGACGCGCGCCAAGCTGAGCCTCGGGACGATTCAGTACTACTACGCCACGAAGGCAGAGGTCTTGGAGGCGTGCCTGGACGGCTTTCACGGCCGCGTGGCGGAGCTGGCGCTGTCGTACATCCAGATTGCGCAGGAGTCCCAGGACGGAAAGCGGTTTTTCGAGGACGCGATTCGTGCATTTTACGACCTCTGCGTTCGCGAGCGCGCGCTCATCCGGCTCCGGCTGGTGGCCAATCTGGACCAGGGCGAGCTGCACCCCCGGCGTCAGGCGGACTTCATGGGCTCGCTCCTGACCCAGGCGGTGGGCACGGTGAAGCATCTCATCGAGGTGCCCGAACAGGAGGCGCGGGTCGCGATCCAAGCGATGACGGCGATCCTCATTCGCTTCGCCTTGCTCAGTGATTCCGAGCGCGAGCATTTCGAAGGGCCGGAGGCCATCGTGGAGTATCTGATCCGCGTCGGGCGTCGGATGGTGCGCCCGGGGGACGGTTGA
- a CDS encoding sigma-70 family RNA polymerase sigma factor: MPRPVLKLRGETLRLLAPVEERVSLVEALKAKEPWAERALVEEHTGYVERLVTRVLGPHADLDDLVQEVFIRALARVEDLRDDGVKNWIGAFAVNVAREALRKRRRWSWIRIVAPEDTPDVDSGVASPEVQAAMRALYGLLDRMDPEDRVVFTLRAIEGLELLEVAALTDLSLSTTKRRFKRAEERLREQARRHALLSDWVEER, encoded by the coding sequence ATGCCGCGGCCGGTTCTCAAGCTTCGGGGCGAGACCCTGCGCCTGTTGGCGCCGGTGGAGGAACGCGTCTCGTTGGTCGAGGCCCTGAAGGCGAAGGAGCCCTGGGCGGAGCGCGCCTTGGTGGAGGAGCACACGGGGTACGTGGAACGCCTCGTCACCCGGGTGCTCGGTCCTCACGCGGACCTGGACGATCTGGTCCAAGAGGTCTTCATTCGAGCCCTCGCCCGGGTGGAGGATCTCCGAGACGACGGCGTGAAGAACTGGATTGGCGCGTTTGCGGTGAACGTGGCGCGTGAAGCATTGCGCAAGCGGCGCCGGTGGAGCTGGATACGGATCGTCGCGCCAGAGGACACCCCGGACGTGGACTCGGGGGTCGCGTCTCCCGAGGTGCAAGCGGCGATGCGCGCTCTGTACGGCCTGCTCGACCGCATGGACCCCGAGGATCGAGTGGTCTTCACCCTGCGCGCCATCGAGGGGCTCGAGCTGTTGGAGGTGGCAGCCCTCACGGACCTCTCGCTGTCCACGACCAAGCGGCGCTTCAAACGCGCAGAGGAACGCCTTCGCGAGCAGGCCCGACGCCATGCTCTGCTTTCGGATTGGGTGGAGGAGCGATGA
- a CDS encoding SDR family NAD(P)-dependent oxidoreductase, whose translation MRLRRKVPPPVPRVDLAGRICVVTGASSGIGLWTARGLAERGATVCLVGRDAERTRAHAEALSAAWEVCDFARLEDVRRLARTLRSRFEAIHVLVNNAGLWLPSRRLSADGIEMTFQVNHLAPFLLTLELLETLRRSAPARVVHVSSRLHEKERALRRDDLEFQERRYGGLRAYRQSKLCNVLFSNELARRLDRREVTSNAVHPGDVATNVVRTSVPLQWLSDSIGKLHLLTPEEGARTSLHVASMPELRDQSGRYFAWCAPRAPNPVALDATLARELWNVSEAMTDR comes from the coding sequence ATGCGGCTTCGCCGGAAGGTGCCACCTCCCGTTCCGAGGGTGGACCTCGCGGGCCGCATCTGCGTGGTGACCGGCGCTTCCAGCGGGATTGGCCTGTGGACCGCGCGCGGGCTCGCCGAGCGGGGCGCCACGGTGTGCCTCGTTGGCCGAGACGCCGAGCGCACCCGCGCGCACGCAGAAGCGCTGAGCGCCGCGTGGGAAGTGTGCGACTTCGCGCGGCTGGAAGACGTTCGGCGATTGGCTCGAACGCTGCGCTCGCGCTTCGAAGCCATTCACGTGCTCGTCAACAACGCCGGCCTGTGGCTCCCGTCGCGGCGCCTGAGCGCGGACGGCATCGAGATGACGTTTCAGGTGAACCACCTGGCGCCCTTCCTACTCACGCTCGAGCTGCTGGAGACACTGCGGCGCAGCGCTCCCGCGCGCGTCGTCCACGTCTCGTCCCGGCTGCACGAGAAGGAACGCGCCCTCCGCCGCGACGACCTCGAGTTTCAGGAGCGCCGCTACGGCGGTCTCCGCGCCTACCGGCAATCCAAGCTGTGCAACGTGCTGTTCAGCAACGAGCTCGCGCGGCGGCTTGACCGCCGCGAGGTCACCTCCAATGCCGTGCACCCCGGCGACGTGGCCACCAACGTGGTGCGCACCTCGGTTCCGTTGCAGTGGCTGTCGGACAGCATCGGAAAGCTGCACTTGCTCACGCCGGAAGAGGGCGCGCGCACGTCCTTGCATGTCGCGTCCATGCCGGAGCTCCGCGACCAGAGCGGACGGTACTTCGCCTGGTGCGCGCCCCGGGCGCCGAACCCTGTGGCCCTCGATGCGACCCTGGCCCGGGAGCTGTGGAACGTCAGCGAGGCAATGACCGACCGCTGA
- a CDS encoding TerB family tellurite resistance protein: MFGRWLSTARSAPLPKGAEALTHAVRAHLSGADEETVQVVTSITGLLGAIAYADRDYSEKEERRVRRELSRVNGMTDAGITAITDALRRNILEVSTVELPRYARALVELADHELRVEILDVLVDVAAADGEIDNAEVNLLRTVTTALGLTQDDYNRAQHKHRDKLGVLKHR; encoded by the coding sequence ATGTTCGGTCGCTGGCTGTCCACCGCACGTTCCGCCCCGCTGCCCAAGGGGGCGGAGGCACTCACCCACGCCGTGCGAGCACACCTTTCCGGGGCGGACGAAGAGACGGTGCAGGTGGTGACGTCCATCACCGGCCTCTTGGGCGCCATCGCCTACGCGGATCGCGATTACTCCGAGAAGGAGGAGCGGCGAGTCCGGCGCGAGCTGTCACGGGTGAACGGCATGACGGACGCCGGCATCACCGCCATCACGGATGCCCTCCGGCGAAACATCTTGGAAGTGTCCACGGTGGAGCTGCCACGCTACGCCCGAGCCCTGGTGGAGCTGGCGGACCACGAGCTGCGCGTCGAGATCTTGGACGTTCTCGTGGACGTGGCCGCGGCGGACGGAGAGATCGACAACGCCGAAGTCAACTTGCTGCGCACGGTGACCACCGCGCTGGGCCTCACGCAGGACGACTACAACCGGGCGCAGCACAAACACCGGGACAAGCTCGGCGTTCTCAAGCACCGCTAA
- a CDS encoding M48 family metalloprotease: protein MPEEPPPPSVEAMPASVDADGALALYPPSPSPLPPAPQTTREYRLRAVVVLIALGAFLVFYLSLLFGAGYLVYAAATAGKFSFFNVLAIAGSAMLFLFLLKGLFKKNRLDEDAMVEVTAEEQPALHAFISRLCEEAGSPKPGHIYLSADVNAGVFYPRSVLSLLLPVRKNLVIGLGLVNVLSLSELKAVLAHEFGHFAQSSMRLGRYVYSANQVMHDMVYGRDFWDRFLNNWCSIDLRLSFPAWGLKGVVWVLRKILAWGFEGINKLNRSLSRQMEFDADLAAARLTGSDALISALWKTERASLAFNMAGSDLASVAMHGTHSDDLFYHQSRSLERIRKLLTEKPDLGEQHPSLFKDYQPGQAPHFTAEEETAADMWASHPSNFDRERNIKQRYLALEADGRPAWHLFGHKKKLRTVLTEMLYEQGGRTAKEVLPAQEVHRQILEERQEMEQAEHYHGLYDDRFIAPGPLSKQVKELTEAKERNELDLDVLRALAASHTGSALEDLMKRRAELYRRVGILSELDAGKLEGPAARKLLGGDKRVRASSAKKLLEEAVIERDQTDHTIDGIDRAVFRYFVAKSAGTAEGKELVRRYRFLVRVQKQIKKLNAVDVKLGPVLAALSAGRELNQADFAYVVETFDEARIALLQVLDACSSTKLVPLAHLSEVRSVRDFVLPEVLLEPRPEPLTGEWVNQLMRQLGQVLGRLRKLHFKNLGALLHLQEGLDPELFKATSQDA from the coding sequence ATGCCCGAGGAACCGCCGCCGCCGTCCGTAGAGGCCATGCCGGCCAGCGTGGACGCGGACGGTGCCTTGGCGCTGTACCCACCGTCCCCGAGCCCGCTGCCGCCGGCTCCGCAGACGACCCGCGAATACAGGCTGCGCGCCGTGGTGGTGCTGATCGCCCTGGGGGCGTTCCTGGTCTTCTATCTGAGTCTGCTCTTCGGCGCGGGCTACCTGGTGTACGCCGCGGCGACTGCCGGCAAGTTCTCGTTCTTCAACGTCCTCGCCATCGCCGGCTCGGCGATGCTGTTCTTGTTCCTGCTCAAGGGCCTGTTCAAGAAGAACCGCCTGGACGAAGACGCCATGGTGGAGGTCACCGCCGAGGAGCAGCCGGCGCTGCACGCGTTCATTTCCAGGCTGTGCGAGGAGGCCGGCAGCCCCAAGCCCGGGCACATCTACCTGAGCGCCGACGTGAACGCCGGCGTGTTCTATCCGCGGTCGGTGCTGTCCCTGCTGCTCCCGGTGCGCAAGAACCTGGTCATCGGGCTCGGGCTCGTGAACGTGCTGTCGCTCAGCGAGCTGAAAGCCGTGCTGGCGCACGAGTTCGGACACTTCGCCCAGAGCAGCATGCGCCTCGGTCGCTACGTGTACTCCGCGAATCAGGTCATGCACGACATGGTCTACGGCCGAGATTTCTGGGACCGCTTTCTCAACAACTGGTGCAGCATCGACCTGCGCCTGAGCTTCCCTGCCTGGGGCCTGAAGGGCGTCGTGTGGGTCCTGCGCAAGATCCTGGCCTGGGGCTTCGAGGGCATCAACAAGCTGAACCGCTCGCTCTCGCGCCAGATGGAGTTCGACGCGGACCTGGCAGCGGCGCGTCTCACCGGCAGCGACGCGCTCATCTCCGCACTGTGGAAGACGGAGCGCGCGAGCCTCGCCTTCAACATGGCCGGCTCGGATCTCGCCAGCGTGGCCATGCACGGCACCCACAGCGACGACCTCTTCTATCACCAGAGCCGTTCGCTCGAGCGCATCCGAAAGCTCCTGACCGAGAAGCCCGACCTCGGAGAGCAGCACCCGAGCCTGTTCAAGGACTACCAACCCGGACAAGCTCCGCACTTCACGGCGGAGGAAGAGACCGCCGCGGACATGTGGGCGTCGCATCCTTCCAACTTCGACCGAGAGCGCAACATCAAGCAGCGCTATCTGGCGCTGGAAGCCGACGGCCGGCCGGCATGGCATCTCTTCGGGCACAAGAAGAAGCTGCGCACGGTGCTCACGGAGATGCTCTACGAGCAAGGCGGGCGCACCGCCAAGGAAGTGCTGCCCGCGCAAGAGGTGCACCGCCAGATCTTGGAAGAGCGCCAAGAGATGGAGCAGGCGGAGCACTACCACGGTCTTTACGACGATCGTTTCATCGCGCCCGGACCCTTGAGCAAACAGGTGAAGGAGCTCACGGAAGCGAAAGAGCGGAACGAGCTGGATCTCGACGTGCTTCGGGCGCTTGCGGCGTCGCACACCGGAAGCGCCCTCGAAGATCTGATGAAACGCCGCGCCGAGCTGTATCGTCGCGTGGGTATCTTGAGCGAGCTCGACGCGGGCAAGCTGGAAGGGCCGGCGGCGCGCAAACTCTTGGGTGGCGACAAGCGCGTGCGTGCCTCCTCCGCGAAGAAGCTCCTGGAAGAGGCCGTCATCGAGCGGGACCAGACGGACCACACCATCGACGGCATCGACCGCGCCGTGTTCCGCTACTTCGTGGCCAAGAGTGCGGGCACCGCCGAAGGCAAGGAGCTGGTGCGTCGCTATCGTTTCTTGGTGCGCGTGCAAAAGCAGATCAAGAAGCTGAACGCGGTGGACGTGAAGCTCGGTCCGGTGCTCGCCGCGCTGAGCGCCGGTCGCGAGCTGAACCAGGCCGACTTCGCCTACGTGGTGGAGACCTTCGACGAGGCCCGCATCGCGCTGCTGCAGGTGTTGGACGCATGCAGCTCCACCAAGCTCGTGCCCCTGGCACACCTCTCCGAGGTCCGCTCGGTGCGCGACTTCGTGCTACCCGAGGTGTTGCTCGAGCCGCGTCCGGAACCGCTCACGGGCGAGTGGGTCAATCAACTCATGCGCCAGCTGGGCCAGGTGCTCGGGCGCCTGCGCAAGCTGCACTTCAAGAACCTCGGCGCGCTCTTGCATCTGCAAGAAGGCCTGGATCCCGAGCTGTTCAAGGCTACCAGCCAAGACGCATGA
- a CDS encoding DUF853 family protein, with amino-acid sequence MSDETLWLGQRRDDGQAAKLPARALLRHVMALGSSGSGKTVLCKVVVEEAVRSGIPVICVDPQGDLCSLVEAATDPEALARHGIDPEVAREFAERADVVIFTPASPKGVPLCADPVDPKLPKLAPAERLQALTRTAGMVTSLLGFDVDSDDGAGLVAVLDGVLGEMLDAGRDASLAALGEALLEHEKDGFAKLSRYLDPKKIRTACQRLARLDVGARRLLFHEGVPIDVDVLLGREEKSRSDDRIRVSVVYLNTLGSQDDKDFVVAALADRLYSWMLEHPSPEPQALFYIDEVSPFIPPVRKPACKEGLQLLFKQARKYGVCCLMATQNPGDVDYRAMAQFGTWALGRLTTRQDLKKIEPSIKSLDPVHSDALLSALPGLRPGQFTLLSPDHFESALPLQVRWLLSEHQTFDEERIERVADERWRERFAPLTGGRGAASAGDRAEPTPEAEPESVAPEPIRPPKAKPESVAPEPIRPPKAKPAPPASVLDEADAEERFTPIPPTVDDPPPAIAPTVAMTHVVPLPPSPVPAPVAAPRARRSTPPPHPRPLPPPHPRPPPRPIPTSKPCVAWPRRRA; translated from the coding sequence GTGAGCGACGAAACACTGTGGTTGGGTCAGCGCCGGGACGACGGCCAGGCGGCGAAGCTTCCGGCGCGGGCGCTCTTGCGCCACGTGATGGCCCTCGGCTCCAGCGGCTCCGGTAAGACCGTGTTGTGCAAGGTCGTCGTGGAAGAAGCCGTGCGGAGCGGCATCCCGGTGATCTGCGTCGACCCTCAGGGTGATCTGTGCAGCTTGGTGGAAGCCGCCACGGACCCAGAGGCTCTCGCTCGCCATGGGATCGACCCGGAGGTGGCTCGCGAGTTCGCGGAGCGCGCGGACGTGGTGATCTTCACCCCCGCGTCCCCCAAAGGCGTGCCGCTGTGCGCGGATCCCGTCGATCCGAAGCTTCCGAAGCTGGCCCCCGCGGAGCGCTTGCAAGCGCTGACGCGCACCGCGGGCATGGTCACCTCGCTGCTGGGCTTCGACGTCGACTCGGACGACGGCGCGGGTCTGGTGGCGGTGCTCGACGGCGTGCTCGGTGAGATGCTCGACGCCGGGCGAGACGCGAGCTTGGCGGCGCTCGGGGAAGCGCTCTTGGAGCACGAGAAAGACGGCTTCGCCAAGCTGTCCCGCTATCTGGATCCGAAGAAGATCCGCACCGCGTGTCAGCGCCTGGCCCGGCTGGACGTGGGCGCTCGGCGCCTGCTGTTCCACGAAGGCGTGCCCATCGACGTCGACGTGCTGCTGGGACGCGAAGAGAAGAGCCGGAGCGACGACCGCATCCGCGTGAGCGTGGTGTACCTGAACACGCTGGGCAGCCAGGACGACAAGGACTTCGTGGTCGCCGCGCTGGCGGACCGTTTGTATTCCTGGATGCTCGAGCATCCGAGCCCAGAGCCCCAGGCCCTGTTCTACATCGACGAGGTGAGCCCCTTCATTCCTCCGGTGCGGAAGCCTGCCTGCAAGGAGGGGCTGCAGCTGCTGTTCAAGCAGGCGCGCAAGTACGGCGTGTGCTGCCTGATGGCGACGCAGAACCCGGGTGACGTCGACTATCGCGCGATGGCGCAGTTCGGAACCTGGGCCCTGGGGCGCCTCACCACGCGACAAGATTTGAAGAAGATCGAGCCCAGCATCAAGTCGCTCGATCCGGTGCACTCCGACGCGCTGCTCTCGGCCCTGCCGGGGCTGCGCCCTGGGCAGTTCACGCTGCTCTCCCCCGATCACTTCGAGAGCGCGCTGCCGCTCCAGGTGCGCTGGCTCCTATCCGAGCACCAGACCTTCGACGAAGAGCGCATCGAGCGGGTGGCGGACGAGCGTTGGCGCGAGCGCTTCGCGCCGCTCACGGGCGGACGTGGCGCGGCGTCCGCGGGGGATCGCGCCGAGCCAACACCCGAAGCGGAACCCGAGTCCGTAGCACCGGAGCCCATCCGTCCTCCGAAGGCGAAACCCGAGTCCGTAGCGCCGGAGCCCATCCGTCCTCCGAAGGCGAAACCCGCGCCCCCAGCGTCGGTGCTCGACGAAGCGGACGCCGAAGAACGCTTCACGCCGATCCCCCCGACGGTGGACGACCCGCCGCCGGCCATTGCTCCCACGGTGGCGATGACCCACGTGGTGCCGCTGCCACCATCGCCCGTCCCCGCGCCCGTCGCCGCCCCCCGCGCCCGCCGCAGCACCCCGCCGCCGCACCCGCGCCCGCTGCCGCCGCCGCACCCGCGCCCGCCGCCGCGCCCGATCCCCACGAGCAAGCCGTGCGTCGCTTGGCCAAGAAGAAGAGCATGA